In Oryza sativa Japonica Group chromosome 3, ASM3414082v1, one DNA window encodes the following:
- the LOC4332591 gene encoding uncharacterized protein, with protein MAGCDEAKSLASMEEEACIEKKYGGIAPKKPLISKDHERAYFDSADWVLGKQAANSNGSKAAVETLKPKLKRTPHHQLPPRKPTCASS; from the exons ATGGCAGGCTGTGATGAAGCTAAGTCGTTGGCTTCAATGGAGGAAGAG GCGTGCATTGAGAAGAAGTATGGAGGGATTGCACCAAAGAAGCCTCTGATTTCAAAG GACCATGAGCGCGCCTACTTTGATTCCGCAGACTGGGTTCTTGGCAAG CAAGCTGCAAACAGCAACGGTTCAAAGGCCGCGGTTGAGACTCTCAAGCCCAAGCTCAAG AGAACGCCTCATCACCAGCTCCCTCCTCGCAAGCCAACCTGCGCATCAAGCTGA